From a single Halanaerobiaceae bacterium ANBcell28 genomic region:
- a CDS encoding stage V sporulation protein S, which produces MEVLKVSAKSTPNKVAGALAGVLRERGSAELQAIGAGALNQGIKAVAIARGFVAPSGIDLICIPAFTDIEIDGEERTAIKLIVEPR; this is translated from the coding sequence ATGGAAGTATTAAAGGTATCAGCTAAATCAACCCCTAATAAAGTGGCAGGTGCATTAGCTGGAGTTCTGAGGGAACGAGGTAGTGCGGAGTTGCAAGCTATTGGGGCAGGGGCTTTGAATCAAGGGATTAAAGCAGTAGCAATTGCACGAGGATTTGTTGCTCCTAGTGGAATTGATTTGATTTGTATCCCGGCTTTTACAGATATTGAAATTGATGGCGAGGAAAGAACAGCAATTAAATTAATTGTAGAACCTCGCTAG